Genomic DNA from Lactuca sativa cultivar Salinas chromosome 8, Lsat_Salinas_v11, whole genome shotgun sequence:
CCTAAAATCGCCATGAGGATTTTGCCATGATGAAGCAATAGTTGTAGACCTTTTAGAAGAACTTGCCATGAAAAAGAATAAAGTGTCAGCTGATTTTGTTGCGTGGAGGAAAATTGGAGATGAGATTTTGATTTCTAACATTCGAAACCCTTATTTGTAAAGAGGTAACCTGCTTAAACCAACTATCAGGTCTTGAGGCAAAAGTCAACACCTACATAATGGCCAATTAGAAACAAACAATCCATTTAAGGCTAATTTAGAATCGGAGTGTAAAAACTTGTAGCTTTTATTGTAATAACCAAAAATATATTAACATTTAGTACTATATCATAATAAATACTTTATATTGTTTATTTGGTTAAGTCTTCCAAATAAAACCATTTATATTTTTGAATATTATAGAGCttaaaaataaataatctaaGTGACAGTCGGTTTGTTTGGCTCAAATCCTATGAAATTAGGTGGATTCTAATTTCATCatgtttgttttaatttttgaaaaataattaaaatcttAAAGGAGATAAAAATTCTATTAAGAAAGGGAAATTTCATTCTAAACTCTAGCGTCACCATCATCACCCACCGTCACTGCCATCATCTCCACCATCCATAAACAAcaacactaccaccaccaccgttACGAGTTGTCACTAACCGCCACCCCAAACACCACTaccatttattatttttataatttatatattatattatatatttttaaaatcaaaGTGATTTGATCTCTACAAACTAGAATataaaactaaatttcaattcaTGACAAATTTCATTTCTTTGATATATTTCAATTACTTCGTAAAGAACCTCAAACCacctaaatataaaaaaaaaatataaaaagttgtTATTTTAGAAAAACTTTTAAAAAGATATAAAAACATAACTAGATATTTTTGTTAAGTAAGATAAATAAAAAGTTGATCCCACAAAGATAGTGGATTAACTATTAGTGACTAGAGAGAGCTTTTTTATCCAACAAAAATTAATTTTGGTAGCAACAActttaataattttaaatgattAAATGAAGGTTGTAGATAATAGTATTTTATAAACAATTGTTGTGAAAGTGAATAAACACGTGGTGGTAAGCTAGACATTCAGATTCTCATCGTTCTCCAATGGGCCAAAAATATTAAGAACCCAAAACGAAACAGCAATCCATCATCTCATttctcatatcatatatcatcaCACATTAGTGGGTAGGTAGCTTAGCTGCCATTCGCCATTTATTACTCAATTTCAAGCCTTCCAATTTCAACTAAAATTCTTCGTcttctacacacacacacacacattcagaaAGATGGGTTTCAGGAACAAGTTGCTAGTATGCGCCACAATAGTAAGTGAAACCAGAGAAGAAATGGTGAAATCAATGGAGAAAGCTAAAGAAGAAGGTGCAGATCTTGTTGAGCTTTGTATAGATTCCATATCTCCCTTCCGTCTTTCTGAAGTCGAGCTTCTTCTCAAACAAAGAACTCTCCCTGCAATTGTTTCTTTCAGGTACCCTCGTCTTTCTTTTATTTACACTTTCGTAACCTTCTCTTTAGTATATTACCCTTTTTTGCCCTTGCACCAATCTCATGTCTTAATCACACAATAAGAAAAAAAGAAACCCAAAATCGTCATTTACTGTATCAAGTTGTATGCTTTATTACTATTTTGCCCTTACGCCAATCCCATTTCGTCGACATCACATCCTTAAATCGTGAACTCAATCAAGTTGAAATTTTTATGTTACTCTTTTGCCCTTAAATCTTTAACTCAATAAAAATAATAAGAGAAACGAAAGGTGTCAGCTTTAGGACTAGTTTCCATGTGTTTTCGATTATGCTACATTGCAGCAAAGCACCTTTTCTTTTCATCAGTTGGCAAATCATTGGGAAATTTTAGAAGGTCGTTTTGGTAATTTTACATCGGTTGTACTGTTTCCATCATCCACACACTGGGTGTTGTATTCTTGAGTCAGTTTTAACTTTTCACATCAATTCCAAATTTGCCCCTGCGAGTTTTGGTCAAATTTGGTCCATAAAGTTGACGAGAGCAAGACAAAATATGGTGATGGTGGGGTTATATTTGTAAAATAATAGAAAGGTAGGCGAAGAAGACGAGAGTCCAGGTACAGATGCACATGGAAACTGGACGCCACCAGTGGTTGGTAGGTGGCTATGTCATCCATGACTATTCTTCTTCTTAGtaacttaataaataaatatctaaaaataAGATATAAGTATAAAAAGAGTTATTATTATCTCAAATGTACATTTCTGGCAAAAAAATAGTACATTTCAAAGTCTTATTTTCAGGCttatattttggatttcggatttggACAGAAAAAAACGTATTCCCGAATTTTAAGTACAAATCTAAAATCTGACAATAAATCCCAAAGTTGTaggaaatttttttgtttttacttaAATCtaacagaaaataaaaaaaaaaacatagcaaACCAGAGTAAATACGGTACAATAGCATAAAATGTGACATCTAGCAGATAAATTAGGGTATTAGGCATTTTGAAATGTGCATTTTGGAGATTGGTAGAGTTTTTGAAAGACAATTGTGctatttagaaaaaaaatacaCATTATATATTTATGGAAATCTAAAATGCCTATACCGGAAAGGATGGTTACTTTTGCAAATGGCGAAAAATTAGttaatttttctatatttttaaaaTCATAGGTCATTTTTGTGAATATATACCCGGAATCAATCAGTTTCAAGCTATATATTTTATAGTATATAAATTACATCGTGATAGAAGATAACAGAAAACAAGTTACAAAActaacaaaaaatatataattaatatctacCGCATCTTGTCGGGTTCCTTTTAAGTTAAAAGAAAACATTAAGACATAGTTTTAACATGTGGTATCATACATTGAGTCACTTGTTCGAACCTTTGTTTACTTTTAAGTTTTAAGCTATATTGATTTTTTGTAAGAAGAAATATCTGTTCGATTTAAATAATATATGATGATAGATTTTTATTTCATAAACCTAGTGGAtcagataataataataataatatatcacCATCAATGAAAATATGGTATCAAATCAATTCACCACTTCCATTAATGTTACATGGGTGTGGCAGTGGCAGAAGTTGGGACACATTAATTCTGTGGCCATGTCAATCTCGTTCCTTGTCTTTAATGGTCATTAATTTTGGTGGTGGAGTTTATATTAAAAAGATAAAagattatatgcatttaataaTTTCgtgtaaaaatatatattaatggaAATACATTATACCACCTGTAGAATAATGTTATAACTATTCTACAAAAATAATTTAAGAGGTTTCTAATTTCGAATGCATAGTATTTAAATCGACTAATATTTAAATAACTAAGTTGAAATTGTTATATCTTAttacaatgttatatatatatatatatatatatatatatatatatatatatatatatatatatatatatatatatatatatatatatatatatatatatatatttctaattgtcatgttttcattggttcaaatatgtgttgccctaatcattcattttccatataactcttccctatatatatatatatatatatatatatatatatatatatatatatatatatatatatatatatatatatatatatatatatatatatatatatatatatgccatcaTCCTTTTAAGTTTCAACCACATCGAAGTCCAAATTGAATTATATTTATGAACTCATATTAACAGCAATGAAGATCTATTTATTCTCTCAGCAAAAAAATCTTGGTTATAATATAAATTGTAAGCTTTGATATTTAAAAATTCAAATATGTTTGATGTATCTTTTTGGTGATTAGAAGAAACGTTATTCTCGTGTTAAAGAAGTAGGTGGCAAAATCTCATAACAAGAGTCCATATCAAATAACTGGCCATATTTAGTATAATTTTGTTCCTTTTTTCAATATTGtccaataaaaataaaagatacaATAGTATTAAAATGAATTTAGTttaaaaatacaatattttcTTTACTTTATAAAGTTTTCACTTTAATTGATTTTTCGTTtgttaataataaattaatatggatAGCTTTGATTTGTTTGTTAATAATAGAGGCAAAGCATTATATGGGCTTTGGGCCGATCTCAGTTCGTAATCATAATGGGCCTTGTCCAAGCAAAACCAGACGTTGAAAATAGAGATATCATAATATTATACTCTACTTGATGAACCGACAAGTTTGTTCATAATTTACAGGTTAAATTCGCAGAAAAACTCATACAAAGGAGATTCGAAGAACAAATGTTTACAAGTTTTGAGGCTCGCCATCGAATTGGATGTCGAATTCGTCGAGATCGACTTTGAGGTAGTTCCAGTTATCGTTTTTAAAGTCATCACATTGGTTGATTTCCCCAAATTTCAGAAAGCGCATTCTAGTGAATTCTGCCTGGAGGCTCCTTAGAATGAACAGCTTTTCGTAAGGGGTTTGGTTAAGTTGTGATGCGATGCTCTTCGTTTGTGGTAATTTCAGCTGGCTTTCGATGTTATTGATGAACTAATGCAAAAACGAGAGAATAGTAAGATAATTGTATCAAGCCACGTGAAAAGCGGAGTTCGTTGCAAAGAAAAATTAGGCAATTTGCTCGTATGCCTCCAATCTACTGGAGCAGATATAATCAAAGTTGTGACAGAGGTGGCTTATATTACTGATGTAGCACCAGTCTTTCATGTCCTCACTCATTCCCATGTATGAACTCGCCTTCTCGCAAAATTTACAGCTTTGCTTCTTTCTAATACTTGTAAAACCCTAGACTTTGCATGGAATGTGTAGGTCCCTGTGATTGTAAGAGCTGTTGGAGATAGAGGTCTTATCAGCCAATTGTTGGGCCCAAAATATGGTGCCTTCATGGTTTATGGTTCATTAGGAGACAAATCTATACCTGGCTTGCCACCTCTTCTCAGCATCAAGAACGTTTATAAACTCGATAATGTGGACACAGATACAAAAGTATTTGGTGTTGTCTCAAATCCAGTAGGTCACAGCAAAGGTCCTCTGCTGCATAATCCAGCTTTCAGATACTGCAATTATAATGGAATTTATGTCCCCCTCCTGGTTGATAACATCAAGGAGTTTCTCAGAGTTTTTTCATGTAACGACTTTGCTGGTTTCAGGTACTTGATCTAATCACAAAACTAGTTTTCAAAGTTCATCAATTAAAAATATAACACTGTTATTGATTAGGTCTTTCTAATGCATTCATTCATGTATTCTCTTTGATGGAACGAATAGTATTGGTCTACCACATAAGGAATCAGCAGTAGCATGCTGTGATGAAGTCGACTCCCTTGCTAAGGTAAGAAACTAAGAACTAAGAATAACATAATCTAAGTGAAATTAAACCATTTATCTGCAATTAAAACATGAAAAGGTTAAAGCTGATTCTACACATTCTTTTTCTGATTATCAGTCAATTGGAGCTGTAAACACCATTGTTAGGCGGCCCACTGATGGAAAGCTCATTGGTTACAACACAGATTGTGATGCTTGCATTACTGCAATAGAAGATGCTTTGCGAGGTTGGTAGCATTAGCATTATAACTTATGCAATGatcatatattttattatttttgaatCAGTAATTCATGTTTATTGATGAACAGAGAGACAAGTTTCAAATGGGGATGTAGCAAATGTGTCCCCAATTGGTGGAAGATTGTTTGTGTTAGTTGGAGCAGGTGGTGCTGGAAGAGCATTAGCTTTTGGTGCCAAAAGCAAAGGAGCACGAGTTGTGATTTTTAACCGAAACTTTGGTAATTAAACTTTAAaagatgtgtttttttttttaatcttaatGTTATGAATCTCTTCTGTTGACTTTATAAAATTCCTAAAACAGAGAGAGCAGAGTCTCTTGCACGAGCAGTTTCAGGGGAGGCTTTGCCTATCGAACAATTGGATGCATATTGCCCTGAAAACGGAATGATTCTTGCAAATTGTTCTGCTATTGGCATGGAACCAGATGTACACCTGACACCAGTTTCCAAGGTTCTCTTTTCTTATTAATATGGAATATGTTGCATTTATGAAAATGGGATTATGAGTTAAAATGTTTTTGACATGTTCAGGAGAATTTGAGATCATATGATCTTGTATTTGATGCGGTTTATACACCTAGAAACACACGGCTATTGCAAGAGGCTGTAGAGGTGGGAGTTACAGTTGTGAGTGGTGTTGAGATGTTCATCAGACAAGCTCTTGGCCAGTTCAGATTGTTCACCAATGGATTAGGTATTCATCTTTTATCAATGTTAGTTTTAAGTTAAATTGAAATTAGAAAGTATTGTGTTCATTTCTTggaagaaatatatatatatatatatatatatatatatatatatatatatatatatatatatatatatatatatatacttactgCTACGAGTAAATAAGAAAGTCTTTGGTACAAGAGAATCTTGAGATATGAATAGatgttatttaaatttttttttttttttttatgttgttaCAGCACCTGAGGATTTCATGCGCAAGGTTGTATTAGAACAATTTTGACCATTCAACCATCCTCaccatatataatatatatatatttttatcaaaaTTCAAACCCACAAGTTGGCGGAAGAGAACAAAACCACAATACATTTGGCAGATGAGAAATTCCATAAATCTTGAAAAAGAGAAGGGATTCAAATAAGAAGATGATTTGTGAATTGCAAGTACTtggtctattattattattattgttattattattattattattgttgaagTAATTGGAAATTGGAATTATTGTATATTGTTATTGTATATATAGCTTATCAGCTTTTGAGTTAATAATGGAGTGCAAGTGCTTCAACGGTTTGAACCGTTTATCGGAGGTTGTGACTTTAAGTAATATTTTTTAATCAATATTTGGAATAGCAAACAAGCGCTTAAATAAACAGTTTTGTACTTATTTGTTCTGTTTTTTTTCTTCAGTTAACTATGGTATGATTTGGCCACTTTTGTATAAAGTGAATACATTATCAATGCTTTTGTTTTGATCACGAAACACGAATGCTGTCTACCTGATTCATTGTGCTGGTGATGGATAATTACTTTAataggaaaaaaaatgaaaaaaagaaaagatgaattgtataaaaaataccaataattttttttgtacatatatCATCAACCAACTATAACGTTTGTACACGTATAGCCATTAAACCTAACATTTGCTCATCAAAATATCATTATGTTATCAGTAGGTTACTAGTCACGCCGCTAACGCGGATTTTACTGTTTATTATGTACAAATTAtaccattaatttttttttacacatTTTACCATTGATTTTTTTGTGTACATTTTATCATTAATCtcatataatttatttaaaaaaaatattatttaaataaatacatattattacataaaaatgagttttcaATTGCCTATTGTGACCCCCCATTGTGCAAGGTTTGGAAGAGAGAGGATTCGTTTTTTACAATGATATTAAACACTCCTTTTTTACAAATGCATCATATATTTATGTTGGTCATATTTCGATTAAAACCTACAAGATTTGAACTTGACACTTCCCTCTAGAATAAGAAATACTCAGTTATTCACTATTTTAGCTGAAGTTTAATAAACTTACCCTTATAAAATCATTTTACTATCggtaaacaacaatataatttcAATGCACTTTTCTAATCATCAACCGTAATAAAAAAAAGGtgggattaaaaatataatattgactatttatatatttatacatttaaatatattaaatttagctaaaataatagataattgaatatttatgtatttatacatttacatataataatatatacaGACAATATATGGTCTTCAAATGTCAAAATTTGTATTTATACATTGAAATATCTATTTATACCTAAAAACAAATATTTATTGTTAATATGTTTTATATGTAAATAAAAATACGTATTTATATATTGAAATACTTTGTGTTTACTTGTAAAAATACTTTATACTTATATAACAATATTAAATTGTCATCTTGGTGGCTTGCCAGGTAAGGTTTGGGCACTCTAGAAGGAAGTCTTCGGTTCAAACTTTGTTGGTTTCAATCAAGACATGATCAATTAAAATGTAATGTATAATTATAAAAAGGAGTGTTTAAGAGCATCGTCAAAAGAGAACCCTCTCCCTCAAACTTTGCAAAATTGGGGAGCCGCAATGGGCGA
This window encodes:
- the LOC111897863 gene encoding bifunctional 3-dehydroquinate dehydratase/shikimate dehydrogenase, chloroplastic — its product is MGFRNKLLVCATIVSETREEMVKSMEKAKEEGADLVELCIDSISPFRLSEVELLLKQRTLPAIVSFRLNSQKNSYKGDSKNKCLQVLRLAIELDVEFVEIDFELAFDVIDELMQKRENSKIIVSSHVKSGVRCKEKLGNLLVCLQSTGADIIKVVTEVAYITDVAPVFHVLTHSHVPVIVRAVGDRGLISQLLGPKYGAFMVYGSLGDKSIPGLPPLLSIKNVYKLDNVDTDTKVFGVVSNPVGHSKGPLLHNPAFRYCNYNGIYVPLLVDNIKEFLRVFSCNDFAGFSIGLPHKESAVACCDEVDSLAKSIGAVNTIVRRPTDGKLIGYNTDCDACITAIEDALRERQVSNGDVANVSPIGGRLFVLVGAGGAGRALAFGAKSKGARVVIFNRNFERAESLARAVSGEALPIEQLDAYCPENGMILANCSAIGMEPDVHLTPVSKENLRSYDLVFDAVYTPRNTRLLQEAVEVGVTVVSGVEMFIRQALGQFRLFTNGLAPEDFMRKVVLEQF